From Amycolatopsis sp. YIM 10, the proteins below share one genomic window:
- a CDS encoding ThuA domain-containing protein, with protein MKRSLIRRVLGTATAALTVLALSPAPPAVAADAPYDVLVFSKTTGFRHDSIPAGIQLIRDLGTANNFTVTTTEDSAQFTTTNLAKYETVVFLNTTGDVLNSGQQTAFENYIRGGGGYVGIHSASDTEYDWPFYGELVGAYFSSHPAIQQATVRVENRAHQATQHLGPAWVRTDEWYNFRSNVRPTARVLATLDESTYSGGSMGADHPHTWCKTVQSGRSFYTGSGHTQASYTEANFRALVLGGLRYTAGRTKADCRPENGYSTLYNGSTTGWSQSGPGGFTNTDGTLTSTGGLGMLWYSAKEFRSYSLKLDWRMAGDDNSGVVIGFPPGSDPNASLGQGHEIQIDATDSPDRTTGAVYGFQAPDIAARDAALNPPGEWNTFEVLVEGERAQVFLNGSKINDFTNTDPARSLTSGHIGIQNHGTGDDVSFRNVRIKELGTTPTTGQIVGASGKCVDVNGSSTADGTKVQLWTCSGGTNQQWARDGGTWRALGKCLTTAGTTDGSPVQLSACNGSGTQNWSAPGDGTLRNGTKCLDANGGSSANGTQLIIWTCHGGTNQRWTLP; from the coding sequence ATGAAGCGCTCGCTCATCCGGCGCGTGCTCGGCACGGCCACCGCCGCGCTCACCGTTCTCGCGCTCTCGCCCGCCCCGCCGGCCGTCGCGGCGGACGCACCGTACGACGTGCTGGTGTTCTCCAAGACCACCGGCTTCCGGCACGACTCCATTCCCGCCGGGATCCAGCTGATCCGCGATCTGGGCACGGCGAACAACTTCACCGTGACCACCACCGAGGACTCGGCCCAGTTCACCACCACCAACCTGGCCAAGTACGAAACCGTGGTGTTCCTCAACACCACCGGGGACGTGCTGAACTCGGGCCAGCAGACCGCGTTCGAGAACTACATCCGGGGTGGGGGCGGGTACGTCGGCATCCACTCGGCGTCCGACACCGAGTACGACTGGCCGTTCTACGGTGAGCTGGTCGGCGCCTACTTCTCCTCGCACCCCGCCATCCAGCAGGCCACCGTCCGGGTGGAGAACCGGGCGCACCAGGCCACCCAGCACCTCGGCCCGGCCTGGGTCCGCACCGACGAGTGGTACAACTTCCGGAGCAACGTCCGGCCGACCGCGCGGGTACTGGCCACTTTGGACGAATCGACGTACTCAGGCGGCTCGATGGGCGCCGACCACCCGCACACCTGGTGCAAGACCGTCCAGAGTGGACGCTCGTTCTACACCGGCAGTGGCCACACCCAGGCCAGCTACACCGAGGCGAACTTCCGGGCGCTGGTGCTCGGCGGCCTCCGGTACACCGCGGGCCGGACCAAGGCGGACTGCCGTCCGGAGAACGGCTACTCCACCCTGTACAACGGCTCCACCACGGGGTGGTCGCAGTCCGGCCCCGGGGGGTTCACCAACACCGACGGCACGCTGACCTCGACCGGCGGGCTGGGCATGCTCTGGTACAGCGCCAAGGAGTTCCGCTCCTATTCGCTGAAGCTGGACTGGCGGATGGCCGGTGACGACAACTCCGGTGTGGTCATCGGCTTCCCGCCCGGCTCCGATCCGAACGCCTCGCTCGGGCAGGGGCACGAGATCCAGATCGACGCCACGGACTCGCCGGATCGCACGACCGGCGCGGTCTACGGCTTCCAGGCACCCGACATCGCCGCCCGCGACGCCGCGCTCAACCCGCCGGGCGAATGGAACACCTTCGAAGTGCTGGTCGAAGGGGAACGCGCACAGGTGTTCCTCAACGGCAGCAAGATCAACGACTTCACCAACACCGATCCCGCCCGCTCCCTGACCTCCGGGCACATCGGCATCCAGAACCACGGCACCGGCGACGACGTGTCCTTCCGCAACGTCCGGATCAAGGAGCTGGGCACCACGCCCACCACCGGTCAGATCGTGGGCGCGAGCGGCAAGTGCGTCGACGTCAACGGTTCCAGCACCGCCGACGGCACCAAGGTCCAGCTGTGGACCTGCTCCGGCGGCACCAACCAGCAATGGGCGCGCGACGGCGGCACCTGGCGCGCGCTGGGCAAGTGCCTGACCACCGCGGGCACCACCGACGGGAGCCCGGTCCAGTTGTCGGCCTGCAACGGAAGCGGCACGCAGAACTGGTCCGCACCGGGAGACGGCACCCTCCGCAACGGCACCAAGTGCCTCGACGCCAACGGCGGCAGCTCCGCCAACGGCACCCAGCTCATCATCTGGACGTGCCACGGCGGCACGAACCAGCGCTGGACCCTGCCCTGA
- a CDS encoding PQQ-dependent sugar dehydrogenase, producing MRIFAAAALVAAFLVAPVFTAPPPAAAHAVNPADFQQVELAKGVAEVGEPMSLAVLPDRSVLHTARNGVLRRTTADGVTSVVGTLPVYTHDEEGLQGVGVDPGFSSNRFVYLYYAPPLSTPGGDAPENGTDFSAWNGVNRLSRFTLNADFTLNTGSQVTVLDVPTSRGMCCHVGGDIDFDAAGNLYLSTGDDSNPFASDGYTPIDERTNRNPAYDAQRSAANTNDLRGKVLRIKVNANGSYSIPAGNLFAPGTAGTRPEIYAMGMRNPFRFGVDKATGAIYLGDYGPDAGTASNSRGPGGQVEFNRITSAGNYGWPYCTGKNTTAETYVDYTFPSGPSGNRFNCAAPVNNSPRNTGLTNLPAARPAWINYDNCSFAAFGCGSESPMGGVVYRHDAANPSTVKFPAALDGHVFVSEFGRRWLKLIDVNADGSPGQINDFPWKGTQVMDTAFGPDGALYVLDYGTGWGSGNADSALYRIEYNPAGNKAPTARAAADRTSGLAPLTVNFSSAGSSDPEGSALTYHWNFGDGTTSSSPNPSHTYTGNGQRTATLTVTDAGGRTAAANVTITVGNTAPTVTLATPPHGTLFNFGDSIPYTITASDPEDGTIDCTRVKLTYILGHDDHGHEITSRTGCSGTLQIPADGEHDTAANLFAVFDAEYTDKGANGQPSLTTHTQHTLQPRHRQAEHHAAQSGTALFDKAAAEGGRTVGDIHNGDWIAFQPYVLAGETQFTARVSSGGSGGTLSVRAGSPTGTVLGSVAVPVTGGWDTFTEVSTALSGVPAGTTTLYLTFSGGSGFLFDLDAFSFGTPSSGGPASITGVGGKCVDVNGSSTADGAKIQLWTCNGGTNQQWTRDGSTWRALGKCMTAAGSTDGSAVQLSACNGSGTQNWSAPGDGTLRNGTKCLDANGGSSADGTQLIIWSCTGGANQKWTMSQAQEAH from the coding sequence ATGAGAATCTTCGCGGCGGCCGCACTGGTCGCGGCTTTCCTGGTCGCACCGGTGTTCACCGCACCCCCACCGGCGGCGGCGCACGCGGTGAACCCGGCCGACTTCCAGCAGGTCGAACTGGCCAAGGGGGTCGCCGAGGTGGGCGAACCCATGTCACTGGCCGTGCTGCCGGACCGCTCGGTGCTGCACACCGCGCGCAACGGCGTGCTGCGCCGCACCACCGCCGACGGGGTCACCAGCGTGGTCGGCACGCTGCCGGTCTACACGCACGACGAAGAAGGACTGCAGGGCGTCGGGGTGGACCCCGGGTTCTCCAGCAACCGGTTCGTCTACCTGTACTACGCGCCACCGCTGTCCACGCCGGGCGGTGACGCCCCGGAGAACGGCACGGACTTCTCCGCGTGGAACGGGGTCAACCGACTGTCGCGGTTCACCCTCAACGCCGACTTCACGCTGAACACGGGCAGCCAGGTGACCGTGCTCGACGTGCCGACCAGCCGGGGCATGTGCTGCCACGTCGGCGGGGACATCGACTTCGACGCGGCGGGCAATCTCTACCTGTCCACCGGCGACGACTCGAACCCGTTCGCCTCGGACGGGTACACCCCGATCGACGAGCGCACCAACCGCAATCCGGCCTACGACGCACAGCGCAGCGCCGCCAACACCAACGACCTGCGCGGCAAGGTGCTGCGGATCAAGGTGAACGCCAACGGGAGCTACTCCATCCCGGCGGGCAACCTGTTCGCGCCGGGCACCGCCGGGACGCGGCCGGAGATCTACGCGATGGGCATGCGCAACCCGTTCCGGTTCGGCGTGGACAAGGCGACCGGCGCGATCTACCTCGGTGACTACGGCCCGGACGCGGGCACGGCGAGCAACAGCCGCGGGCCGGGCGGACAGGTCGAGTTCAACCGGATCACCTCGGCGGGCAACTACGGCTGGCCGTACTGCACCGGCAAGAACACCACCGCGGAGACCTATGTGGACTACACGTTCCCGTCCGGCCCGTCCGGGAACCGGTTCAACTGCGCCGCGCCGGTCAACAACTCGCCCCGCAACACCGGGCTCACCAATCTGCCCGCCGCGCGCCCGGCGTGGATCAACTACGACAACTGCTCGTTCGCGGCGTTCGGCTGCGGGTCCGAGTCGCCGATGGGCGGTGTGGTGTACCGCCACGACGCCGCGAACCCGTCGACGGTCAAGTTCCCGGCCGCGCTGGACGGCCACGTCTTCGTCTCCGAGTTCGGCAGGCGGTGGCTGAAGCTGATCGACGTCAACGCCGACGGGTCGCCGGGGCAGATCAACGACTTCCCGTGGAAGGGCACCCAGGTGATGGACACCGCGTTCGGCCCGGACGGTGCCCTGTACGTGCTCGACTACGGCACCGGCTGGGGCAGCGGGAACGCCGACTCCGCGCTCTACCGCATCGAATACAACCCGGCGGGCAACAAGGCGCCGACCGCGCGGGCCGCCGCCGACCGCACCTCCGGGCTCGCACCGCTGACGGTCAACTTCTCCTCGGCCGGCTCATCGGATCCCGAGGGCAGCGCACTCACCTACCACTGGAACTTCGGCGACGGCACCACGTCCTCCTCGCCGAATCCGAGCCACACCTACACCGGCAACGGCCAGCGCACGGCCACCCTCACGGTGACCGACGCGGGCGGCCGCACGGCTGCCGCCAACGTGACGATCACGGTCGGCAACACCGCTCCCACGGTCACCCTGGCCACGCCGCCCCACGGCACCCTGTTCAACTTCGGTGACTCCATCCCGTACACGATCACCGCTTCCGACCCGGAAGACGGCACGATCGACTGCACTCGGGTGAAGCTGACCTACATCCTCGGCCACGACGACCACGGCCACGAGATCACCTCGCGCACCGGGTGCTCGGGCACGCTGCAGATCCCGGCGGACGGTGAGCACGACACGGCGGCGAACCTGTTCGCGGTGTTCGACGCCGAGTACACCGACAAGGGCGCCAACGGCCAGCCTTCGCTGACCACGCACACGCAGCACACCCTGCAACCCCGCCACCGCCAGGCCGAGCACCACGCCGCCCAGTCGGGCACGGCGCTGTTCGACAAGGCGGCCGCCGAGGGTGGCCGGACCGTGGGAGACATCCACAACGGCGACTGGATCGCCTTCCAGCCGTATGTGCTCGCCGGGGAAACCCAGTTCACCGCCCGGGTTTCGTCCGGTGGCTCCGGCGGCACGCTGTCCGTGCGGGCGGGCTCACCCACCGGCACCGTGCTCGGCTCGGTGGCCGTGCCGGTGACCGGCGGCTGGGACACCTTCACCGAGGTTTCCACCGCGCTGTCCGGCGTTCCCGCCGGGACCACCACGCTGTACCTGACCTTCTCCGGTGGCAGTGGTTTCCTGTTCGACCTGGATGCCTTCTCCTTCGGCACCCCGTCGAGCGGTGGGCCCGCGTCGATCACCGGCGTCGGCGGCAAGTGCGTCGACGTCAACGGTTCCAGCACCGCCGACGGCGCCAAGATCCAGCTCTGGACGTGCAACGGCGGCACGAACCAGCAGTGGACCCGCGACGGCAGTACCTGGCGTGCCCTCGGAAAGTGCATGACCGCGGCGGGCAGCACCGACGGCAGCGCCGTCCAGCTGTCGGCGTGCAACGGAAGCGGCACGCAGAACTGGTCCGCACCGGGAGACGGCACCCTCCGCAACGGCACCAAGTGCCTCGACGCCAACGGCGGCAGCTCCGCCGACGGTACCCAGTTGATCATCTGGAGCTGCACCGGTGGTGCCAACCAGAAATGGACGATGTCCCAGGCCCAGGAGGCGCACTGA
- a CDS encoding ThuA domain-containing protein → MRPAITRLLVALAGALLVLTMTAPAGLATPVAPAAGEKVLLFTKTAGYRHDSIPAGVAMFQQLAADNGWQLTHSEDSAVFTDASLSTYDVVIMFQTSGMVWNTAAQRAAMQTYVRNGGGVVAIHNATDMNIEGEFPWWDQMLGMTMTQHSATVAGTAKVADQAHPSGKGLPQRWNRTEEWYNFNRNARGDVHVLVTADETTYNPGPSAMGNDHPISWCRNFEGGRLWATAMGHQASAYSEPLFREHILGGVRSAAGTVPADCGPTVWSSYDRVELDTNTVAPGTLDVAPDGRVFYTQYGGQLKIYKPSTKSTVTAGTLSVYTGGEDGLAGVALDPNFTTNKWVYLHYSPAGSQEINRVSRFTINGDTLDPASERVLLSIPAARQSEPGHTGGYLTFGPGGNLYVGVGDDTNPHESSGYTPIDERPGRSLFDAQKTAANTNDLRGKILRIHPEPGGTYTVPAGNMFAPGTAQTKPEIYAMGFRNPFRFTVDTDGTIYLADYGPDAGADNANRGPGGLVEWNVIKSPGYYGWPYCVAANVPFNDFNFANNTSGGKFNCAAPVNTSPNNTGLTNLPAARPATVWYGNGGNGNAFPEMGSGGEAPMAFPVYHYDPSNPSPTKFPQYFDKTPFFGEWARNTLHEFRLDNSGNLLKINRFLANLSFKSPMDAKFGPDGSLYLLEWGTGFGRDNPDSALSRIDYLSGDPAPIAHATATPSSGASPLTVSFSSAGSADPSGGALTYQWTFGDGGTSTAANPSHTYTTRGQFNAQLTVTASNGQTGVANVPITVGNTAPTVKFTTPPHGGMFDFGDEIPYSVSVTDPEDGTIDCAKVITTPALGHDQHAHPLDPQPGCSGVITTQDGGHSADANLFYVADAAYTDKGASGVPALTGRTQVVLQPKHRQAEHFTNSSGIRVVAQAGAEAGQRIGDIDNNDWISFTPANLTNIDQVSFRVSSPGPGGSIELRAGSPTGALVATATVGSTGGWDNYVNLPPVPVTRPAGTVELFVVFKSTAAAPYDLDAITFVGPGVGTPGPATSGPITGSAGKCVDVNGGNSADGTPVVLWTCSGGTNQQWTSDGGTWRSLGKCMTAAGTADGSAVQLSTCNGSAGQSWTSGANGSLVNAGKCLDANGGGTADGTRLIVWTCHGGTNQRWTLP, encoded by the coding sequence ATGAGACCGGCCATCACCAGGCTGCTGGTCGCCCTGGCAGGCGCGCTGCTGGTGCTCACCATGACCGCGCCCGCCGGGCTGGCGACACCGGTGGCCCCGGCGGCGGGCGAGAAGGTGCTGCTGTTCACCAAGACCGCCGGCTACCGGCACGACTCCATCCCGGCCGGGGTGGCGATGTTCCAGCAACTGGCCGCGGACAACGGGTGGCAGCTGACCCACTCCGAGGACTCGGCCGTGTTCACCGACGCCTCACTGTCCACTTACGACGTCGTGATCATGTTCCAGACCTCCGGCATGGTCTGGAACACCGCGGCGCAACGCGCGGCGATGCAGACCTACGTGCGCAACGGGGGCGGCGTCGTCGCCATCCACAACGCGACGGACATGAACATCGAGGGCGAGTTCCCGTGGTGGGACCAGATGCTCGGCATGACCATGACGCAGCACTCGGCCACCGTCGCGGGCACGGCCAAGGTCGCCGACCAGGCCCACCCGTCCGGAAAGGGCCTGCCGCAGCGGTGGAACCGCACCGAGGAGTGGTACAACTTCAACCGCAACGCCCGCGGTGACGTGCACGTGCTGGTGACCGCCGACGAGACCACGTACAACCCCGGCCCGTCGGCCATGGGCAATGACCACCCGATCTCCTGGTGCCGCAACTTCGAGGGCGGCAGGCTGTGGGCGACGGCCATGGGGCACCAGGCATCCGCGTACTCCGAGCCGCTGTTCCGCGAGCACATCCTCGGCGGCGTGCGGAGTGCGGCGGGCACGGTCCCGGCCGACTGCGGCCCCACCGTGTGGTCCAGTTACGACCGGGTCGAACTGGACACCAACACGGTGGCGCCCGGCACGCTGGACGTGGCGCCGGACGGCCGCGTCTTCTACACCCAGTACGGCGGGCAGCTGAAGATCTACAAGCCGAGCACCAAATCCACGGTCACCGCGGGCACGCTCAGCGTCTACACCGGCGGTGAGGACGGCCTCGCCGGCGTGGCGCTGGATCCGAACTTCACCACCAACAAGTGGGTGTACCTGCACTACTCGCCGGCCGGCTCGCAGGAGATCAACCGCGTGTCGAGGTTCACGATCAACGGTGACACGCTGGACCCGGCCAGCGAGCGAGTGCTGCTGTCGATCCCGGCCGCACGGCAGTCCGAGCCGGGGCACACCGGCGGGTACCTCACCTTCGGTCCCGGCGGCAACCTCTACGTCGGCGTCGGCGACGACACCAATCCGCACGAATCCAGTGGTTACACCCCGATCGACGAACGACCGGGACGCAGCCTGTTCGACGCGCAGAAAACCGCGGCCAACACCAACGACCTGCGCGGCAAGATCCTGCGCATCCACCCGGAACCCGGTGGCACGTACACGGTCCCGGCGGGCAACATGTTCGCGCCCGGCACCGCGCAGACCAAGCCGGAGATCTACGCGATGGGCTTCCGCAACCCGTTCCGGTTCACCGTGGACACCGACGGCACCATCTACCTGGCCGACTACGGCCCGGACGCCGGGGCGGACAACGCCAATCGGGGCCCGGGCGGACTGGTCGAGTGGAACGTGATCAAGTCGCCGGGTTACTACGGCTGGCCGTACTGCGTGGCGGCCAACGTGCCGTTCAACGACTTCAACTTCGCGAACAACACCTCCGGCGGCAAGTTCAACTGCGCCGCGCCGGTCAACACCTCCCCCAACAACACCGGGCTCACCAATCTGCCCGCGGCACGACCGGCGACCGTGTGGTACGGCAACGGCGGCAACGGCAACGCCTTCCCGGAGATGGGCAGCGGCGGCGAGGCCCCGATGGCCTTCCCCGTGTACCACTACGATCCCAGCAACCCGTCGCCCACCAAGTTCCCGCAGTACTTCGACAAGACACCGTTCTTCGGCGAGTGGGCACGCAACACCCTGCACGAGTTCCGGCTCGACAACTCGGGAAACCTGTTGAAGATCAACAGGTTCCTGGCCAACCTGAGCTTCAAGTCCCCGATGGACGCCAAGTTCGGCCCGGACGGTTCGCTGTACCTGCTGGAGTGGGGCACCGGGTTCGGCAGGGACAATCCCGACTCCGCGCTCTCCCGGATCGACTACCTCTCCGGTGACCCCGCCCCGATCGCCCACGCCACGGCCACCCCGTCGTCCGGCGCGTCACCGCTGACGGTGAGCTTCTCCAGCGCCGGGTCCGCGGATCCGTCGGGCGGCGCGCTGACCTACCAGTGGACCTTCGGCGACGGCGGCACCTCCACCGCCGCCAACCCGTCGCACACCTACACCACACGCGGGCAGTTCAACGCGCAGCTCACCGTGACCGCGTCGAACGGCCAGACCGGCGTGGCCAACGTGCCGATCACGGTGGGCAACACCGCGCCGACGGTCAAGTTCACCACGCCCCCGCACGGTGGCATGTTCGACTTCGGCGACGAGATCCCGTACTCGGTGAGCGTCACCGACCCCGAGGACGGCACGATCGACTGCGCCAAGGTGATCACCACCCCGGCACTGGGACACGACCAGCACGCGCACCCGCTCGACCCGCAGCCGGGCTGCTCCGGGGTGATCACCACGCAGGACGGCGGGCACAGCGCCGACGCCAACCTGTTCTACGTGGCCGACGCCGCCTACACGGACAAGGGAGCCTCCGGGGTGCCCGCGCTCACCGGCCGGACCCAGGTCGTGTTGCAGCCCAAGCACCGGCAGGCCGAGCACTTCACGAACTCGTCCGGCATCCGGGTGGTGGCGCAGGCGGGCGCGGAGGCCGGGCAGCGCATCGGGGACATCGACAACAACGACTGGATCTCGTTCACCCCGGCGAACCTGACCAACATCGACCAGGTCTCGTTCCGGGTTTCCTCCCCCGGGCCGGGCGGCTCGATCGAACTGCGGGCCGGGTCGCCGACCGGCGCGCTGGTGGCCACCGCGACCGTGGGCAGCACGGGCGGATGGGACAACTACGTGAACCTGCCGCCGGTCCCGGTGACCCGCCCGGCGGGCACGGTGGAGTTGTTCGTGGTGTTCAAGTCCACCGCGGCCGCCCCGTACGACCTGGACGCGATCACCTTCGTCGGGCCCGGCGTCGGCACACCGGGCCCGGCCACCTCCGGTCCGATCACCGGTTCCGCGGGCAAGTGCGTCGACGTCAACGGCGGCAACTCCGCCGACGGCACCCCGGTCGTTCTCTGGACCTGCTCGGGCGGCACCAACCAGCAGTGGACCAGCGACGGCGGCACGTGGCGCAGCCTCGGCAAGTGCATGACCGCGGCGGGCACCGCCGACGGCAGCGCCGTTCAACTGTCCACTTGCAACGGTAGCGCCGGGCAGAGCTGGACCTCCGGCGCCAACGGCTCACTCGTCAACGCGGGCAAGTGCCTCGACGCCAACGGCGGCGGCACCGCGGACGGCACCCGCCTCATCGTCTGGACCTGCCACGGCGGCACCAACCAGCGCTGGACCCTGCCCTGA
- a CDS encoding FadR/GntR family transcriptional regulator, whose product MTGGPVVPTSVQDATAAEDAYRPGYELVAERILRLIAESGLRPGDRMPTENELAARLGTSRSMVREAVKILSAIGRVRAQKGRGLYVADDEGMLGSARWGGFFLPADLDHVYMLFEFRRVQETAASRLAAANATPAELRAIATAADTCRQGQVTGEAALFDRGDDEFHLAVAAASHNQFLVAAVREARRLQRQSNIIGMHGTVGGHAAEAVEEHAAILRAIRDGDADAAAAATATHLDNTLEDYRHEIQRRLFG is encoded by the coding sequence ATGACCGGAGGCCCAGTCGTACCAACCTCAGTCCAGGATGCCACTGCGGCCGAGGACGCCTACCGGCCTGGTTACGAGCTGGTGGCCGAGCGAATCCTGCGGTTGATCGCCGAATCGGGGCTGCGGCCGGGTGATCGGATGCCCACCGAGAACGAGTTGGCCGCCCGGTTGGGCACCAGCCGGAGCATGGTGCGTGAGGCGGTGAAGATCCTGTCGGCGATCGGGCGGGTGCGGGCGCAGAAGGGGCGCGGTCTGTACGTCGCCGATGACGAGGGGATGCTGGGTTCGGCGCGCTGGGGTGGGTTCTTCCTGCCCGCCGACCTGGATCACGTGTACATGTTGTTCGAGTTCCGCCGGGTGCAGGAAACTGCGGCGAGTCGTCTCGCGGCGGCTAATGCCACCCCGGCGGAGTTGCGGGCGATTGCGACAGCCGCCGACACCTGCCGTCAAGGGCAGGTGACCGGTGAGGCGGCGTTGTTCGACCGCGGCGACGATGAGTTCCATCTGGCGGTCGCGGCCGCTTCGCACAACCAGTTCCTCGTCGCGGCGGTGCGTGAGGCGCGTCGTTTGCAACGCCAGTCCAACATCATCGGCATGCACGGCACCGTCGGCGGGCACGCGGCCGAGGCGGTCGAAGAACACGCGGCGATCCTGCGGGCCATCCGCGACGGGGACGCGGACGCCGCGGCCGCTGCCACTGCCACCCATCTGGACAACACGCTTGAGGACTACCGGCACGAGATCCAGCGCCGCCTCTTCGGCTGA
- a CDS encoding SDR family NAD(P)-dependent oxidoreductase has product MTKSHELLEGRTIVVTGTTSGLGLALSGALARAGARLLMTVRDAERGAVAVEQVRAGIDGPGSAEAVLLDLADLASVRAAAADIRERTGDRVDVLVNNAAVSLGPRERTRDGFELQIGTNHLGPAALTWLLMPALRAAGNPGRPSRVVTTSSLGHRTGGLDLTDLHWDRRRYSPTRAYGASKLANLLFSAEFDRRLRLAGDPVLSIAAHPGLTASELLNNALARRNTWKARLLVLPDRYLSQPVATGIEPQLLAVTGPVPGGSYLGPTGPFEIRGPAGPARRSAKAQNPALASELWQATASVTGIAPDPELTVRA; this is encoded by the coding sequence ATGACAAAGTCACATGAGTTGCTCGAAGGCCGCACCATCGTGGTCACCGGGACGACCTCCGGCCTCGGCCTCGCGCTCTCCGGCGCACTGGCCAGGGCCGGCGCCCGGCTCCTGATGACCGTTCGTGACGCCGAGCGCGGGGCGGTGGCCGTCGAACAGGTGCGAGCCGGGATCGACGGCCCCGGCTCCGCCGAAGCCGTTCTGCTCGACCTGGCCGATCTCGCCTCGGTGCGCGCCGCCGCGGCGGACATCCGGGAACGCACCGGGGACCGGGTCGACGTGCTGGTCAACAACGCCGCCGTGTCGCTGGGACCCCGCGAACGGACCCGCGACGGGTTCGAACTGCAGATCGGCACCAACCACCTCGGTCCGGCCGCGCTGACCTGGCTGCTGATGCCCGCACTGCGAGCGGCCGGGAATCCCGGGCGGCCTTCCCGGGTGGTCACGACGTCGAGCCTCGGGCACCGCACCGGCGGCCTCGACCTCACCGACCTGCACTGGGATCGCCGGCGTTACTCGCCGACGCGCGCCTACGGAGCCTCGAAGCTGGCGAACCTGCTGTTCTCCGCGGAATTCGACCGACGGCTGCGGCTCGCCGGCGACCCGGTGCTGTCGATCGCGGCCCACCCGGGGTTGACGGCGTCGGAACTGCTGAACAACGCCCTCGCCCGCCGGAACACGTGGAAGGCACGGCTGCTCGTGCTGCCGGACCGCTACCTCTCCCAGCCGGTCGCCACCGGAATCGAACCCCAGCTGCTCGCCGTCACCGGCCCGGTTCCCGGCGGCAGCTACCTGGGTCCGACCGGACCGTTCGAGATCCGCGGTCCCGCTGGTCCCGCGCGCCGCTCGGCGAAAGCGCAGAACCCGGCGCTCGCGAGCGAACTGTGGCAGGCCACGGCTTCGGTCACCGGAATCGCCCCGGACCCCGAGCTGACGGTGCGCGCGTAA
- a CDS encoding TetR/AcrR family transcriptional regulator produces the protein MTRTESAAATRRALVRAASELLDEGGPGAVTLRAVGARAGVSRGAPYGHFQNKEHLLTQLAIDAWNSLADEVDQLRADVGATAEARLERAVLALIGVARRQPHVYSLMFSTPAGTPAAAEAASRLENDFLTLVADVVGESEAPRYGALVLSSAHGIAGLELSGHLSKDTWQVSVEQLVRMQVRAIRSDVAGPTG, from the coding sequence GTGACACGCACTGAGAGCGCCGCGGCCACTCGGCGGGCTCTCGTCCGCGCCGCCTCCGAGTTGCTCGACGAGGGAGGTCCCGGCGCGGTGACCCTCCGCGCGGTGGGGGCCAGGGCCGGAGTTTCCCGCGGCGCGCCCTACGGGCACTTCCAGAACAAGGAACATCTGCTGACCCAGCTCGCGATCGACGCGTGGAACTCGCTGGCGGACGAGGTGGACCAGCTTCGCGCGGACGTCGGCGCCACCGCGGAAGCGCGGCTGGAGCGAGCTGTGCTGGCGCTCATCGGAGTCGCCCGCCGGCAGCCGCACGTGTATTCGCTGATGTTCAGCACTCCGGCGGGCACACCGGCCGCCGCCGAGGCCGCGAGCCGCCTCGAGAACGACTTCCTCACGCTGGTCGCGGACGTGGTCGGCGAGTCGGAGGCACCCCGTTACGGCGCACTGGTCCTGTCCAGCGCGCACGGTATCGCGGGACTGGAACTCAGCGGCCACCTGTCGAAAGACACCTGGCAGGTCAGCGTCGAACAACTCGTGCGCATGCAGGTCCGCGCGATCCGGTCCGACGTCGCCGGTCCGACTGGCTGA
- a CDS encoding GNAT family N-acetyltransferase, whose protein sequence is MIETGALTEEDRPVWLELFRGYNEFYGRGLPDEVAERAWREFAAGERMHALGARLDGRLVGITHFLVHASTTSADVCYLQDLFTAPEARGRGAARALIEAVSEWATERGCSRVYWHTKEDNHQARKLYDQVAENRGFIHYVIPLGDA, encoded by the coding sequence ATGATCGAGACAGGTGCGCTGACCGAGGAAGACCGCCCGGTTTGGCTGGAACTTTTCCGCGGGTACAACGAATTCTACGGTCGCGGCCTGCCGGACGAGGTCGCCGAGCGCGCCTGGCGGGAGTTCGCCGCCGGCGAGCGGATGCACGCACTGGGCGCCCGGCTCGACGGGCGCCTGGTCGGCATCACGCACTTCCTGGTGCACGCCAGCACCACCTCCGCTGACGTGTGTTACCTGCAGGACCTGTTCACCGCCCCGGAAGCGCGCGGGCGCGGGGCCGCCCGCGCGCTGATCGAGGCGGTGTCGGAGTGGGCCACCGAGCGCGGCTGCTCGCGGGTCTACTGGCACACCAAGGAAGACAACCACCAGGCCAGGAAGCTCTACGACCAGGTCGCCGAGAACCGCGGATTCATCCACTACGTCATCCCGCTCGGCGACGCGTGA